The Lactuca sativa cultivar Salinas chromosome 2, Lsat_Salinas_v11, whole genome shotgun sequence genome includes a window with the following:
- the LOC111888780 gene encoding B3 domain-containing transcription factor ABI3 encodes MDAPCTILNLFFHQIFAKYRDSFDPPYYNQQTPLSIQNFLILEKERMERNGYGMLAENPIAATKEGGDFTAAPAEVSRRRKPVMKKDKCFIKKKRVSDSDDAYVPPPLPPNITERGRLAFLFYKKLHKSDVNSIGRIVLPKKPAEAHLPVLLKNDSVILQMNDLNTGDEWSFKFRYWPNNRSRMYVLEGTGSFTKKHGLEADDYILLYQDLVDQNYLIRAIRNGYEEEYEKEATEVEGNKAIEKDDANLMNQAVAGGLEFNYNLPNTDQPTNFPNMDGYGGDGGWSLMNDDCDIYFNEIINSFSSSWDDEFMYPPPIQQITSFENLSSEDLSQV; translated from the exons ATGGATGCACCATGTACAATCCTTAACCTCTTCTTTCACCAAATCTTTGCTAAATATAGAGATAGCTTTGATCCACCCTACTACAACCAACAAACACCGCTCTCTATTCAAAATTTCCTAATACTAGAAAAAGAGCGAATGGAGAGAAACGGTTATGGTATGCTGGCGGAAAACCCCATCGCTGCGACGAAGGAAGGTGGCGACTTCACCGCTGCTCCTGCTGAAGTCAGCCGTCGGCGCAAGCCCGTGATGAAGAaggataaatgttttattaagaAGAAACGGGTGTCCGACAGTGACGATGCCTATGTTCCTCCTCCTCTCCCACCAAAT ATTACAGAGCGTGGGAGGTTAGCATTTCTGTTCTACAAGAAGCTTCACAAAAGTGATGTCAACAGTATCGGCAGAATCGTATTGCCAAAG AAACCAGCAGAGGCTCACCTTCCTGTGCTCTTAAAAAACGACAGTGTCATTTTGCAAATGAATGACCTGAACACTGGGGATGAATGGTCATTCAAGTTTAG GTACTGGCCAAATAACCGCAGCCGCATGTACGTGCTTGAGGGCACAG GGTCTTTCACCAAGAAGCATGGACTGGAAGCGGATGACTATATACTGCTATACCAGGATTTGGTGGATCAAAACTAT TTGATTCGGGCTATTAGAAATGGTTATGAAGAAGAATATGAAAAAGAAGCAACTGAAGTTGAGGGAAACAAGGCAATAGAGAAGGATGATGCTAATTTGATGAATCAAGCTGTGGCTGGTGGGCTCGAGTTTAATTATAATCTCCCTAACACTGACCAGCCTACCAACTTCCCAAACATGGATGGttatggtggtgatggtggttggAGTTTGATGAATGATGATTGCGACATCTACTTTAACGAAATCATCAACTCATTCAGTAGTTCATGGGATGATGAATTCATGTACCCACCACCGATTCAACagattacttcttttgaaaacctGTCCAGTGAGGATCTCTCCCAGGTATAA
- the LOC111888770 gene encoding mitochondrial phosphate carrier protein 3, mitochondrial encodes MAFSDNSRQSLIPNFLYTSSASPSSLLMGNTSNPTLFPSTSPAKQNNNFVIPAPNEPLGKIEMYSPRFYAACTVGGILSCGLTHMTVTPLDLVKCNMQIDPVKYKSISSGFGVLLKEQGVRGFFRGWVPTLLGYSAQGACKFGFYEFFKKYYSDIAGPEYATKYKTLIYLAGSASAEIIADVALCPMEAVKVRVQTQPGFARGLSDGLPKFVRSDGVLGLYKGLVPLWGRQIPYTMMKFASFETIVEMMYKYAIPTPKNECSKSLQLGVSFAGGYVAGVLCAIVSHPADNLVSFLNNAKGASVGDAVKKLGVLGLFTRGLPLRIVMIGTLTGAQWGIYDAFKVFVGLPTTGGAAPVAIEAAKE; translated from the exons ATGGCGTTTTCCGACAACTCTCGTCAATCTCTCATCCCTAATTTCCTCTACACTTCTTCTGCTTCGCCTAGCAGCCTACTCATGGGCAACACTTCAAACCCTACCTTGTTTCCTTCTACATCACCCGCCAAACAGAACAACAACTTTGTGATTCCTGCTCCCAACGAGCCTCTAGGCAAGATCGAGATGTACTCTCCTCGATTCTACGCTGCTTGTACTGTTGGAGGTATTCTCAGCTGTGGTCTCACGCACATGACCGTTACTCCTCTTGATCTTGTGAAATGTAACATGCAG ATCGATCCAGTTAAATACAAGAGCATATCGTCTGGTTTTGGGGTATTGCTGAAGGAACAAGGTGTAAGGGGGTTCTTCAGGGGATGGGTCCCTACCCTACTTGGGTACAGTGCCCAGGGCGCCTGCAAGTTTGGGTTCTATGAATTCTTCAAGAAATACTACTCCGACATTGCTGGACCAGAGTATGCAACCAAATACAAGACCCTGATCTACCTTGCTGGTTCAGCCTCTGCAGAAATCATTGCTGACGTGGCCCTTTGCCCCATGGAAGCAGTGAAGGTCCGTGTCCAAACACAACCTGGTTTTGCCAGAGGTTTGAGTGATGGGCTTCCAAAATTCGTGAGATCTGATGGTGTACTTGGGTTGTACAAGGGATTGGTTCCACTTTGGGGACGCCAAATACCAT ATACAATGATGAAGTTTGCTTCGTTTGAGACAATTGTGGAGATGATGTACAAGTATGCGATTCCTACACCAAAGAACGAGTGCAGCAAATCCCTTCAACTTGGAGTTAGTTTTGCTGGTGGATATGTGGCTGGTGTTTTGTGTGCTATTGTGTCTCATCCTGCTGACAATCTTGTCTCCTTCCTTAACAATGCCAAGGGAGCAAGTGTTGGAGAT gCTGTGAAGAAGCTTGGAGTTTTGGGTTTGTTCACCCGAGGGCTTCCTCTACGTATAGTGATGATTGGAACTCTGACTGGTGCCCAATGGGGAATTTATGATGCTTTTAAAGTGTTTGTTGGCCT GCCAACAACAGGTGGTGCTGCACCAGTTGCTATTGAGGCTGCCAAGGAATAG